Proteins encoded in a region of the Mucispirillum schaedleri ASF457 genome:
- the dapA gene encoding 4-hydroxy-tetrahydrodipicolinate synthase: MFQGSIVALITPFKNNEVDEKALRELVEFHIAEGTDAIVPCGTTGESATLSHEEHCHVIEIVIEQAKKRIPVIAGAGSNSTKESVFLTEHAKKSGADAVLSITPYYNKPTQAGLYQHFKTIAEHVDIPIILYNVPSRTGVNMLPDTVISLSKIKNIVGIKEASGSLDQAGAVLQHTDDSFDVISGEDSLTFPMMAMGAKGVISVVANAAPKKMAQMCKAMLNNDMLLGRKLHYELLDLCKGMFFETNPIPAKKAAYMMGLAENEIRLPLVEMTKENTQKLKSIMEKLNIKIVRD, translated from the coding sequence ATGTTTCAAGGCAGTATAGTTGCACTTATTACACCATTTAAAAATAATGAAGTTGATGAAAAAGCATTAAGAGAACTTGTAGAGTTTCATATTGCAGAAGGCACTGATGCTATTGTTCCATGCGGCACAACAGGAGAGTCTGCAACACTTTCCCATGAAGAGCACTGCCATGTTATAGAAATAGTTATTGAGCAGGCTAAAAAAAGAATACCTGTAATTGCAGGGGCAGGTTCAAACAGCACAAAGGAATCTGTATTTCTCACAGAGCATGCTAAAAAATCAGGTGCAGATGCTGTGCTTTCCATTACTCCATACTATAATAAACCTACACAGGCGGGTTTATATCAGCATTTTAAAACTATTGCTGAACATGTAGATATACCTATAATTTTATATAATGTGCCAAGTAGAACAGGTGTTAATATGCTGCCAGATACAGTTATCAGCCTTTCTAAAATTAAAAATATAGTAGGTATTAAAGAAGCAAGCGGCTCTCTTGACCAGGCAGGGGCTGTATTGCAGCATACTGATGATAGTTTTGATGTAATTTCTGGAGAAGATTCTCTTACTTTTCCTATGATGGCAATGGGAGCAAAGGGTGTTATTTCTGTTGTTGCAAATGCTGCACCTAAAAAAATGGCTCAAATGTGTAAAGCCATGTTAAATAATGATATGCTGCTTGGAAGAAAACTCCATTATGAGCTTTTAGACCTATGTAAAGGAATGTTTTTTGAAACAAATCCTATACCTGCTAAAAAAGCAGCTTATATGATGGGGCTTGCAGAAAATGAAATACGCCTGCCGCTTGTGGAAATGACAAAAGAAAATACTCAAAAATTAAAATCCATTATGGAAAAACTTAATATTAAAATAGTCAGAGATTAG
- the dapF gene encoding diaminopimelate epimerase has translation MNITFSKMSGNGNDFIVIDNRDGKYISLYNKNFIEKVCARGLSVGADGVIFIEKSDTVDFKWQFFNSDGSVAEMCGNGARCAARYAFIENIAGKSMAFETLAGIIKAEIMENNEVKTMLTSPHSLELDKKITACGKKYNIHSVNTGVPHAVLVCDNIAETDVFSLGRDIRYNKDFAVNGTNVNFIEVTGENSLKIRTYERGVEGETLACGTGCAASAIVAIKKGLVKGPVHLLTYGGKTLTVYYDDNTVYLQGEGRRIYTAELKEEAYNY, from the coding sequence ATGAATATTACATTTTCTAAAATGAGCGGCAATGGTAATGATTTTATTGTAATAGATAATAGAGATGGTAAATACATATCATTATATAATAAAAATTTTATAGAAAAAGTTTGTGCAAGAGGTTTATCTGTTGGGGCAGATGGTGTAATTTTTATTGAAAAATCAGACACGGTTGATTTTAAATGGCAGTTTTTTAATTCTGACGGCTCAGTTGCAGAAATGTGCGGCAATGGAGCAAGGTGTGCTGCACGATATGCTTTTATTGAAAATATAGCAGGTAAAAGTATGGCATTTGAAACTCTTGCAGGCATTATTAAAGCTGAAATTATGGAAAATAATGAAGTAAAAACAATGCTTACTTCTCCACATAGTTTAGAGCTTGATAAAAAAATTACTGCATGTGGAAAAAAATATAATATTCATTCAGTTAATACTGGCGTTCCACATGCTGTTTTGGTTTGTGATAATATTGCAGAAACAGATGTATTTTCACTAGGCAGAGATATAAGATATAATAAAGATTTTGCAGTAAATGGCACCAATGTTAATTTTATAGAAGTAACTGGAGAAAATTCTTTAAAAATAAGGACTTATGAAAGAGGGGTGGAAGGTGAGACTTTGGCATGCGGAACAGGATGTGCTGCTTCTGCCATTGTTGCCATTAAAAAGGGGCTTGTAAAAGGACCTGTCCACCTATTGACTTATGGAGGAAAAACCCTTACGGTATATTATGATGATAACACTGTGTATCTTCAAGGAGAAGGACGCAGGATATATACAGCAGAGTTAAAGGAAGAAGCATATAATTATTAA
- the smpB gene encoding SsrA-binding protein SmpB — MSKNANNSNLATNKKAYHEYEILTEYEAGIELHGTEVKSIRAGKMNLKESIVKIMKNEVYLINCHVSPYEQGNIFNKDPLRTRKLLMHRKEINQLIGKVQEKGLTLVATKAYLKGRKIKMQVALAKGKKLYDKRQTIKDKDINRELERDFKLKFK, encoded by the coding sequence ATGAGTAAAAATGCAAATAATTCAAACCTTGCTACAAATAAAAAGGCTTATCATGAATATGAAATTTTAACTGAGTATGAAGCAGGTATTGAGCTGCATGGCACAGAAGTAAAATCTATCCGTGCAGGTAAGATGAACTTAAAAGAATCTATTGTAAAAATAATGAAAAATGAAGTTTATCTTATTAACTGCCATGTTTCCCCTTATGAGCAGGGCAATATTTTTAATAAAGACCCACTCCGCACTAGAAAACTACTCATGCACAGGAAAGAAATTAACCAGCTGATAGGTAAAGTGCAGGAAAAAGGGCTTACGCTAGTTGCAACAAAGGCATACTTAAAAGGAAGAAAAATAAAAATGCAGGTAGCTCTTGCAAAAGGTAAAAAACTCTACGACAAAAGACAGACTATAAAAGATAAAGATATTAACAGAGAACTTGAAAGAGATTTTAAATTAAAATTTAAGTAG